A window of Gouania willdenowi chromosome 12, fGouWil2.1, whole genome shotgun sequence contains these coding sequences:
- the LOC114472885 gene encoding zinc finger protein 501-like — translation MNMKEEPSTYSLNELLTRQSVGINSKGPETAQNPDPSSLVLQGPDGTETDSSQTEHSSDDDDEDYWQKPLSETETEADCDSTRKNRKMSDSSKNAEMGCKASKTQINSFQQIYSKKNVQVKMRSECVGGEKASLSSASTLRIHTGDKPFKCDVCRKCFNGNFNLKRHRRIHTGEKPFKCDVCSKCFIRKADLNLHMRFHTGEKPFRCDVCSKCFIRKHHLQSHKRIHTGEKPFKCDICSKCFNGNVNLKRHMRIHTGEKPFKCDICSKCFNGNVNLKRHMRIHTGEKPFKCDVCCKCFIQKFDLKKHMRIHTGEKPFKCDVCCKCFNVKVILKRHMRSHTGEKPFKCDVCSKCFFRKSDLNLHMRIHTGEKPFKCDVCRKCFISKSHLQSHMRIHTGEKPFKCNVCSKCYNQKANLKRHMRFHT, via the exons atgaacatgaaggaggaaccttcaacctacagtttaaatgaattattgACAAGACAAAGTGTGGGAATTAACAGCAAAGGACCAGAAACAGCCCAGAACCCAGATCCAAGCAGTTTAGTACtacaaggtcctgatggaacgGAAACAGACTCGTCTCAGACTGAACATagtagtgatgatgatgatgaagactaTTGGCAGAAACCTTTGTCAGAGACTGAAACTGAAGCTGACTGTGACTCCACCAggaaaaatagaaagatgtccgactcaagtaaaaatgctgaaatgggatgtaaagcttctaaaacacagattaattcatttcaacagatttattcaAAGAAGAATGTTCAGGTAAAAATGAGATCTGAATGTGTGGGTGGTGAGAAAGCATCACTCAGTTCAGCTTCAACACtaagaatccacacaggagataaaccatttaaatgtgatgtttgtaggaaatgttttaacGGGAACTTTAACCTTAAGCGACACAggagaattcacacaggagagaaaccatttaaatgtgatgtttgtagtaaatgttttattcgtAAGGCTGACTTGAATTTACACATGAGattccacacaggagagaaaccatttagatgtgatgtttgtagtaaatgttttattcgaAAGCATCACCTTCAATCGCACAaaagaatccacacaggagagaaaccatttaaatgtgatatttgtagtaaatgttttaatggaaaCGTTAACCTTAAgcgacacatgagaatccacacaggagagaaaccatttaaatgtgatatttgtagtaaatgttttaatggaaaCGTTAACCTTAAgcgacacatgagaatccacacaggagagaaaccatttaaatgtgatgtttgttgtaaatgttttattcaaaagtttGACCTTAagaaacacatgagaatccacacaggagagaaaccatttaaatgtgatgtttgctgTAAATGTTTTAACGTGAAGGTCATCCTGAAGCGACACATGAGATcccacactggagagaaaccatttaaatgtgacgtttgtagtaaatgtttttttcggAAGTCTGACCTTAATTTAC acatgagaatccacacaggagagaaaccatttaaatgtgatgtttgtagaaaatgttttatttcaaaatctcacttgcagtcacacatgagaatccacacaggagagaaaccatttaaatgtaatgtttgtagtaaatgttatAATCAAAAGGCCAATCTTAAGCGACACATGAGATTCCACACATGa